The genomic region TGCTCCAATTAATATATGTGGTCTCAGTATCAAGTAAAGGATTTTATGGAGTGGAGCCCTTAAATTTCATGATGTTTTTTTCCTGTGTTTTTATATCAGTTTCCCAGGTTTTCAACTGTTCTTAATTTTAATGTGGTCCTTCCCATGATTTTTGCAGATTGCAATTCCAGTATTAATAGGAACAAAATTTGATGACTTTGTTAGACTTCCCCCAGATTTGCAATGGACTATTGTTACACAGGTACACAATTTACCTTAGTTCTTTTGCATATTTTATTGAAAATCTCGTATTTTACGCTCATTCTTGAGTCCAAGAAACATACATACGACCTGAAATTACTTAAATCATGAACGTGTGGTTTATGTTAGAATCAAGTGTTTAATTTAATCTTAAAAGTGACGCAAGAGGAATGTGATGGGGGGAGTCTTCCTTTGTCAATTCTGATCCATCGCCATTTGACAAACCTTCTCCAATCTTTCTCAAACCGTGTGTAAAAATCAAACGTACAAAAGGGGCCACTTGATTTAAAAGTAGGAAAATTGCAATTTAATTACTTTAGACAAAGAAATTTCCTTTTTAGATAGTTCATCAAGTGGCAATTTGATATTTAATGTTCTGACAAAAAGAAaagcattattattatttttattagtttttaaaaGCAAGACTTAACCAAAGTTGAAATTTGGAACAGGCAAGAGCATATGCCAAGGCAATGAAGGCAACCCTTTTCTTCTCAAGTGCTAAACATAACATCAATGTGAACAAGATCTTCAAGTTCATCATGGCTAAACTGTTTAACTTGCCATGGACTGTTGAGAGAAACTTGACTATTGGAGAACCCATCATCGACTTCTAAAAACATGTTTCTTTTTTTGGGTTTGGGTTCCCCCCCACTGATCGTTATGTACATAGTTGAAATAGAAAGAAAATGAGAACatggaaaagagaaaaaataaacaaaactttttcaattcttagCACCAAATTTGACCCCACAACCACCAAACTTTGGTCTCTGATTGTTTGGTTCATTTCTTTTCATTGCCTTTGCCTTTTCCTTGTAACATATTCTCGTTTCAAAGTTAGCCTCTCTTCCTTTAATTCGGTGATGAGTGTCGAATATGAGTGTATTTAGTTTATAAGATTTTATACTTATGTtcggataaataaaaatattgaacaGAAATATTTAAAGGAAAACGAATCTGATATTTCAGCTAAGCCTTTTCcgagtttctttttcttttgcttcTTTTCTCATTCTAATTTCATATATTCTTTCAACTCATTTTCCTAGTGAAAAAAGAGAGGAGAATCTGCTTTGTTTTCCTGAAAGGATTCTTTATAactaaaaaagagaaaaaagaagatATAGGGGAAAATGAATGATGCTTATGAGTGGAGTTGGAATAATTCCACTTGGGTTTCAAGCAATTTAAAAGAATATGAAAATGGGATTAAATAATAGGTTTCTTAAAAGGAAGTGGGTCCAAATTTATTCTGTTAAAGCTATAAAATATTTGGTAATAAATAAGCATCAAAACTACCCAGAAACAGGGTTGAATAGCCAGGAATTAGCTTTGAATCTGGCCTACTCAAAACACCATTATTATTATAATGCTATCTTATTAAGGTCATACAAAAAATTGTATTTTGTCAGATTGACATCTGCAGTTTCCTTGAGGCCTTTTTCAGCTGCAGCAAATATTTGAGCTTTTGTCTATATAATTTAAAGGGCTATACATTAAATATTGAGATTAAAATTAATGATGATATGTGCATTCAATTCAAtcgaaattaaaaataataattattaaggatattaaatttaattatatatgttaaataaataatcatatttcatattaaatttgtatttatgttaaataataattttactaataattaattaatttttgattaattatattcattttatttttattattcatatatctacttatttatgattaattaatataaattttatattgaataatatatttattatatcattATATAAAACAAAACTTATGCAATTATTATAtaatcataaaaatcataatgTATTTATTTTGTATGTAAAGTTAATTGCTTACTTttcataaaaaagaaaagaaaaaggaacgtCGTACTCACCACACCAGTGTGGTTAAAGCGGGAAAAGTATTTTCACTGCAAATGCTTTCTTTTAACTGGTGCTTCAAGTTCCAGAAAAGAATTCAAGCACCACCGTGGTGTTGAGTGAATTAGGCAATGGCTGAATATGAAGGACATTAATTTGTCAAGAAGAAAGGACTTCCTATATTCCATCATTAGTTTTGTCTAAATGGTATATAGCTGTAATGATAATTAGACATGCACAAAGTTTTCTTTACGCACTACATGCACAAAGTTTTCTTTACGCACTGTGTTCTTTATTGCATCTTCAACCTTAAAAACCTGCCTGCCACTCCAATTCCATGTTAGAAAATTGCTCATTACTTGAAAATCTGAAGCTTAATCTATAGGACGAAAGATGTTCATACGACAATTAAGCATTTGCAGTTGTAAATCTAATGGTCTTTTTGTGCCGCCATTGACATTTGTTCATCCACcgtgaaaaatatatatttgtttgtCCCATCTCTTACAGAAATTACTGTCTTTTTTCTTAAAGAAAAAAAACTATTCCTTATATGTGTTAGTTGCTTTGTTTTACACACGTATGAACACAAATTTCAGACAATATCTTTAGTTATCCACAGGTACAACCTCAAATGTTTATGTTATCTAATTTCTTATCATGTCATGTTCTGTATCATGTATTAATAATAATTTGTATCATATCCTAAAACCTACCGCCCATGGCTTTTCAAATAACACCATAGTCTAACaggaaacataaaataaataacattgTTCTTGTTCTTATTCATGTCAAGACTAAATGGGACCAAGGCTCACAACATTTAATCCTTGTTTATTCCGACAGATTCCCTCTCAGCCGCACTAAAACATGAAGAGAAAAAATTAACATTCCTATATGACATTGTTTATAATCATCATTATTGTAAAATATCTACATTATGACAGACTTTATCTGTCCAAATCCCAGCATTCATCAATTCTAAAAGACAGTAGTAATCTATAAGAACTCATCTGAGCTAAATTCTTTCGGATACCGATTTTGTCTTTCATCATCTATGTTGTATGATGAATCAAAATTCTCGAACCCCTGGTTTTTCTCACGCTTTTGCCTGCAAAAAAGATCAAATGAACATGATTTAGGAGAAACAAAGGATCTTTGACCATGGCAAAAATAATAAACTATGCATGATCCTGTCTGTTGCCTATGGTTAGGTCGAAATTGGTCCACATAGTTTAATTGGTACATTCATATACTGAAAATGTCAATTGTCGAATTGGCAACTAGTGCCGGCCAGCATCTATGGATTCATATTGTTCAAATATCACAAGATTCAAAAGATACATCTAAGCACTGAACCATTGTAGGAGGCATTGAGTAGGCGTTAAAAGATGGTCCAACAAACAGATCAAACACACCAAACATGACAGTGTTTTTAGAACATAAAGCCATTCCACAGTTCGTAGTTACATGATCACTCACCTGAGAATACAAGAAGGTTCCGAGGATAGCGATGGCAGCTCCTAGAGCATTGATTGGCTGGACAGGAGTGTGGAAGATGATGATGGAAGAGACTATAACTGATATACGTTTCATGGTGTTGCCAACGCTAAATGTCAAGGGAGATATCTCATCAAGGGACATGTATGAGACCTGGTTGTAGAGATGATAGAAAATACTTTGGGCCGCTACCCACCTATCAAAATAagacaaaatacacaaattttgttTAAATGACGGAAAGAAGTAAAAATATCGTAAATCGTTACAACATGTCAATAAAGAGTAACTAATAGAAAACTAATATAATATCAACTCGCGATGCACATAAAACAGGGTGAAAAGATGAGTAGATGACAATTGTAGCATTTAATCTGAATGTTCTAGGAGCTTAACCGAATCTTCAATGGAAATATAATCGATTATTAATAATTTCAGTCCAGGTTATATACACGTCTTGAGGCATATATTAATTAAAGATTaactaaatgaataaatcatccaatTTTGACCAGCTCTTGAAAAGCGGTATAGAATTCAAGATCCGCATAAGCATCAATAGAGTATAAAGGCTTTTTGGATGGAATTCCATCATCTATTTGTGGTTCAGATTAAAATAGAACAAATACATATTCTCTTACAAAGTTGTAAGGGTGATGGGGCATCTAAATTGTTCCATTTAGTAGAACCCTAATCAACAAGTGAATGCAAGTAAGTTCATCTAAAGCATGCAAAGCATCTGGCAGAGTCAAACACAAAATCCAGACAAATGCTAAGCGGATAGAAACAGAACAAAGAACTACAACTTAGTAATTCATGTCGTTACCAGATAAACTGTGGTCCAATTTGGGATAAGGCCGTTTCCCATCCTGCAGCCCACATCTGCGGTCCCTCTACAGCAATTGCAAAAGGTGTGAGAATTACAAGAGACAACAAAGATAGACAGGCGTAGTAGTTCATCCCACTAACGGATTTCCCCTTCATGCCCTTCTTCGAGAATATGTTACGGAGGACAAATGCCAAGTTCGATATCATAGCTCCCATAAAACCtgaaaacagcaaaataaatatgCAAACCAAATTACCAGCTAAAAACACAAATATATGGTAACACATTTGAAAAATTATAACTGAAAATAAAGGTCATATATTGAACCTTCTTAGATTTGGTTGTTAAGAAAACCGAGGCTAAAACGAATTTTGTACATTCAAATCATATAAGCACAAATTTAGAGAGGTTTATCTTCCAGAACACCTGAAATATAAAAGTAACAGAGAGATTATGATATTTTTACCAGTCATATTGAAGTTGAGTTCGGTTAAAGCGGAAAGAGCACATCCGCCAATGATTGGGATAAGAGACAAGTAAACCGATAAAGGGAAGTTCTCTCCAAGCAAGAACCTTGAAACCAAGACACTGAAAGCAGGTTCACCACTCTTGATGATGTGGGTGAATGAAACTGCAACCTTAGACATACTCACAGTTGCTGCTACATGTCCAATTGTATGTGCCACAGCAACCTAtgaagaaaatgaaatgaaaaaaagtAAACCCAAATGTTCTTTAATATTGTAATTGACTTAGGGTCTCAAGAAAAGATAACAACTGTTAATGGATTCAgatattaatttgaaaaattaaaaacattcatctAAGTTTCATTTTGTTCTGttccatcaaaattttcattttttaatttttaagataACATGCATAATACCAAAATTTAGTTTCCCTttctcatttccttcattttctcTACAATCAGACAAACTGTAATTGTTGCACTTCTAACTTTTTCCTCCAATACTGTCCAAAACAACATAAAAGAACATGTTCATACAGCAGTAACATCAAAACCTTAAAAAACAAAAAACCCAATAAGGCAAGTTTCAATCTTTTCCCCTCACTTTCTCGTCAACCAAACaaagaaaaggggaaaaaaaactcACCGGGAACAAAGtcttccaaaactcaaaatctgtTTTTGGGGTCTCAGCAATCCTTGTAGCCCATGAAATTAACATCATTAAAGAACCACAAGCAAGGGACAATGTTGAAGTCAACCAAGGGTAAGGGTAAGCATTCAAAACCTTCTTGTTATAAATATTGAAAACCACGTTCAACCCCCACCATGTTGCAAAATAAATCCCAATTTTCACCCTTTTTGCAGCTTCTGATTTCACTTGCTCTGCTGCCTCAATAGGCTCTGACTTGTCAGCTTCATAAGCGTTGCATTGAATTATTGGTTTTTTCTCCTTACCAGTACACTCAACAGATGAGATATGCAATGGCTTTGAGACCAAAACGTTGGTTCTTTTCGGGATGTTTTGAAGATTCAAAACTGGTGAAAAGGGATGTCTACGAATTGAAGGTGATCTTTTGTAAACAAGAGAATTAGAGACATCTATGCATGTAGCTAAAGCTGATTGTTTAATGGTGAAACTCATTTTCTAATCAGAACTCAAGATCAGAAACAGAAAATTTCAAAACTTGTGATGGGATTCTAATGAAAAATCAAAAGCTATTTCTTAAAACTtgaatagatcaagaaaagacaaaaaaaaaaaaaaactttgtgaACAAGCTTACCGGCAATTACTAAAAGACATAGTAATCAACGATGAAAAAAGGAAATTGATTTCATTAATGATCAAGCAATCCAAATAAAATGATACATgcgaaataaaagaaaaaaaaaaaaaaaaggggctgagggtttttggaagaggtttTGTTGGAGGTTAAAACGAGAGCAGGTAGTAAAATCGTTGAACAGAAAAAGGGTTGAGAGAAAGCTCTGAAATCTCAGTCCaaaacctttttattttattttactttaatccTTTTGGGTGGATGAAAGACATAAAACCCAATGAACTGATTGGATTCATTTCATGTGAACTGCGCACAGCTTTTTTTGTATTAAAGTGTTTGGATTCACTTTCCCTACTGGAAAAGTTGTTTGGTTCTTTGTTTTAATTACACTAAtgtgaaaaaattattaaaattactaATATATAAATATCACTATGATTGGAAAGTATATAAatatcatttttatatattaaaatataaaatagtcTACGTCACAAAAAGTGGAATGTCAATACAATATATGAATACGATTGTGACACTATACATTATCACTTATATAGTGTTCTTCTAAAATAAGCAGTCGGAAACTGTTAGACCAACTTGTGAGAATTCTTGACAGTCCATTTCAACTTGCACATTATCAATCTCATTTGCTTTGAGTCAAGAGACGACCTCTCGAAGGGAGAAAGAGGTGAAAAAGGAGAGTTGCAATGGCCTGAAACTGTCGTCACGACATTACCTTCTGAGTTTGTGGCTCATTCTATATGAAAAATACTTCTGTCAATGTTGCATTTTAGAACGGTATTCGGCGGACGAGTCCATCAATCAGCAGCCGGCAAATAATCTCATGTGATTGATCGACTGAGGGGATTGGGAGTGTAGTGCCAAGCTTGCAAAAAATTATCCGCCATCCTAACGATATCTTGACTGAGAGTACTATTCTGCTGCCAGACAGCTTTGTTAAGTGCATACCAAATACTCCATAAAATTGCTAGAATATGAACAACAAGAGGAGAGCCGTTGTTACCAAAAATacttcaaatgaaatcaacataAGGTTCAGTGGGAGAGATACCAAAAGTTTGCCACACCTCCCTAGACTTTAAACAAATCACTAAAATGAGGTCTAAAGTGTCCGGTAATCCATAAAACTCACAATCTGCGCTAATAGCAACTCGATGCAGGTTCAAAGCCACTTTACACGGTAAGAATCCCTGAGGACACATGATATAAAATCCTTTATCTTGGAAGGGAGATCAAGATTCCACGATTGCTGCCAACAGCCGCTAACAGCTAAATTGTTGATACTCGTGTACTTAGCCACTGTCAGCCTATAACCCGACCATactgttgttccaatagggtcggaagcgtgtaatttattgtactaaaaaatcacacaaagttcaattcccagggaagagaggtggatcacatggATCTCTTAAATAttaagtctttccttagtcaaaatatcccttctatagtaatttaatagcacaattaaatactactattataccctcaaatattgaaagaaaaataggacaaaaaagaacacaagagttttaacgaggttcggtaaattatacctacgtcctcgggcactaacaccagatgataactttactatctccaaaatattacaaacaaatagtattccttaagaattctcaaatgggagaagagagaaaactaagagagaaagattggttgggatgattgaaatgagaaatgagaaatgagaaggtctatttatagttgaggttcaatgACCAAACAATAAATAGCCTATTATCTcaatgaccaaaaaaaaaaattatcccatgccacattttcaaagtcaactttagggtgctaaacttgcaccactttGTATTGTTTGCCATTAATGTTGTCTCCCATTAAtgttaacaatctccaccttgaagatttgattaggataatcacatcttcacacacttccttcaactccccaaattcgataaagctatcttttgtagtgcctacAAATGCGCTCTCAAGCAccatacacctgaaggtgctcaaattctcaggatgttaatcaagttcaaacaatgattaaacttgattgttgttaccaccttggtcatcatatctgcgggattatctgctgtcggaatcttctgaagtagaatttttcctttttcaaagacttcccacacaaagtgatatcttacgtcgatatgcttggttcttgaatgatagacttgatttttcgctaaatgaatagcactctgactgtcacaatatagactaatgtgactttgaacaactcccaagtctttcaacaatctattaagccaaatagcctccttaatagCTTCTGTAACTGCCATATATTCTGCCTCTGTAGTAGACACAGCTACTGTAGActgtaaggtagacttccaactcactggggctttagcaagagtaaacagataccccgtagttgaacaacgtttatctaaatcaccagcaaagtcggaatcaatatatccaactacaaactgaCCAAGTGTTTCATCCTTCTCAAAAACTACACCAATGTTTACGGTTTTTCGAAGATAccatagaatccatttcacagcttgccaatgtccttttccaggatcatgcatatacctgctcacaactccaacagcttgtgaaatgtcaggccgcgtacacaccatcgcatacatcaaactcccaactgcattagcatataggacttttgccatatattctctttcttttttagttttcggagataattgagcactaagtttcaaatgagaagcaagtggggtatttacatgttttgtgttttcatttacaccaaaacattgtaatacctttttcagatattgcttctgattcaaacaaagcttgcctctctgtctatctctacttatcttcATACCGAGAATCTTCTTAGCCTCActtagatctttcatctcgaactcttgattcaactgagccttcagcttGTCTATCTCCTTTTGGCTCTTCGAAGCGATTAACATGTCATCATCATataagagtagataaatgaaagatctgTCATGCAGCTTCTGCAAAAACACACAATTgccatatttgcttcttgtgtacttctgccttctcataaagctatcaaatcgcttgtaccactgccttggggattgcttcaatccatatagctatttgttcagcttacaaacccaatttctaccaccagcatctgtgtatccttcgggctgagtcatatagatctcctcttctaactcaccatgcaagaaagccgtcttaacatcaagttgagctagctccaaattcaactgtgctaccaaggccaacaaaattctaatggaggaatgcttcacaacaggggaaaatacatcattgtagtcaattccctccttctgagcgtagcctttagctaccaatcttgccttgtaacgaacatctttcttgctaggatATCTATCTTTCTTTGTGAATTCCCACTTGtatccgattgcccttttacctttcggtaattgcgccaactcccaagtattatTCTTCcggagagactgcatttcttcatccatggcgcttttccatttgtcattttctaagctttgcattgcttcttgataagtgacaggtaaatcatcatcaacaacggtaAGGGCGTAGGCTACCATATCAGTAAATCGAGAAGGCTTACGAATTTCTCTTCGTGGCCTTGCAACTGCAACTGGTTCTGGTGTACTTAACAGTTCTtgggtcagaacctcttcaacctttaattcctccattgtggctggagaattagacttattaactgggcaaatccccatctgctcaaactccacctgttttggagtacactccacctgctgtggagtatcgctcgtctgaatatctttatctgctatctttttcaatgtggcagattcatcaaaggtaacatctctgctacagatcattttctttgtgtctaagcaccaaagacgaaatcccttcactccagaagtgattcccataaagagagctttctttgccttcagatctaactttgactccttcatatggtaatatgcagtggatccaaacacatgtaaggaatcataatctgtagccggttttccagaccatacctccataggagtttttctttctaatgcagatgatggcaaaagattaacaagatggccagcgtatgtcacagcctcagcccaaaattgcttgcccaacccagcattggacaacatacatcgaactttctccagcaatgttcgattcatacgctctgccactccattctgctgtggtgtatccctaactgtgaagtgtcgaacaataccatactcttggcacacatcgaagaacggatcacttttgtgacagccctaaattgaccctagtcggaaagtggtttcgggaccacgaaaccgagtcataaaaataattaacagttatatttgatgcttattatatgtgaatatgaatgtgtgaaagtttcatactttaatttggtcagtatatgtgaaatttattagtaaggacttatgtgagacaattgtgaaatgtgttagactaatgtaaaagtgatctaatagtgcatgatgtcaaaaaaagtgtacttgcatgtcaaattagccaaattttggatagtggccggccatggtatgggttattaatgataatatgtatttttctattaacatttttagtttacaaaataaattaaggaattaagaataataaaatatgaggtgaatgggaggagaaaccaaagttgtttcatccttgctcctccattgccgtaacttgaaggaggaagaagaaaggaattctcttgtttcatgttcggcttggatgatgtttaggaagaggtaagtactttgaaattcttggaaatttatgtataaataaggtgattagttcaagttctattcattccatggattaagttttggttgtttggaggtttgatattcggccaagtagtttgaagctcttagtacatatatttttttcttgaaggttgaaattggtttgttcatagggaggtgccgaatgtggtcattgaagggtcttaatgaacaatatgtgtggcttgggtttataacattcggttaaggaattttgtgtgctagcaagtttggtttaatatatagatgtaaatcaccttgtatttgataatttgaagagtaggaaatggcaaattaaaatgatgttgggtaaatttttagtttagttgtgcttaagcattcggcattaatatttgatattggctatgaaagtatgaaagattagagattatttttttaaaatgaattatgacATTAATATGAACAAGATAGAAAATCGATTATAGATGTGATTGAgtgattcggtcattgatgggcattattgtaacctaattgtagtttGCTACTTTTAATTTcgagatggaatttgtatatataagctaagttgagcggttagggccgaatgaggtatataagatattaaagcatgctagaattatacattagtgaaaatgtgtgattgtactaaattctctacttgaattcggttaggtatagtcatagtatgagctcattagggatactaccttataagtgaatgtagctttagttaactttatgtgttatgcgtgtgttaaaataattaatgatttggatgttattataggtattTATGCTAAAGATTTTTCGGCTATGTTTTGTACCCATgtgatgactctaatgtctaatatatatgaGAGTTATTTCggctaaaaaaaaataaaatataattaggtatatggttggtttcattattaaaaataagggttaagtaccttgaatttctctttgatgttcaaaatgattaaattaatttatttgttaaattaagctcaagagcaaagggaactaaatctgataaaggaaaggagaaagcaatcgagtagcctatccgtaaCTATCGAAAAAtttcgaggtaagtctttgagtaacggaacttagcttatgattttatgggtatcatataaaagcatagtagataagttgtgatcttatggttctatataaattacatagtgaaacaaatgatttttattttatatgacttgGAGCTGAATGGTTAAAGAATTCATGTGGAATAACGAAATGAAATCATATTatgtgtatgtagctattgagccgtaagagtaagggttggtaagcatgttgaacttgttttctagcaatgcaatggaaatgctaataggttatgatatatatatatgtgcacagcattcgtgcgggttattataaccgggttaagtcccgaaggcattcgtgcaggttattataaccgggctaagtcccgaaggcattcattcaggttattataaccgggctaaattccgaaggcatttgtgcgagttattattaccgggttaagtctcgaaggcattcgtgctggttgttacatccgagccaaattccgaaagtatttaagtttggaaaggtgcgattctgtcgtaataattccgattaatgtgctcataatccctaatatgaccaaGTATGGttcgtatatacattggaaaaatttggtacagtataagttgtgattatgAAATCGAATGAGGTTCTCCCGACCATTCCCTAGGGTTATATGAAGTTTATAGCTCACTagagttacatgaaattgat from Gossypium arboreum isolate Shixiya-1 chromosome 1, ASM2569848v2, whole genome shotgun sequence harbors:
- the LOC108480607 gene encoding glucose-6-phosphate/phosphate translocator 1, chloroplastic-like → MSFTIKQSALATCIDVSNSLVYKRSPSIRRHPFSPVLNLQNIPKRTNVLVSKPLHISSVECTGKEKKPIIQCNAYEADKSEPIEAAEQVKSEAAKRVKIGIYFATWWGLNVVFNIYNKKVLNAYPYPWLTSTLSLACGSLMMLISWATRIAETPKTDFEFWKTLFPVAVAHTIGHVAATVSMSKVAVSFTHIIKSGEPAFSVLVSRFLLGENFPLSVYLSLIPIIGGCALSALTELNFNMTGFMGAMISNLAFVLRNIFSKKGMKGKSVSGMNYYACLSLLSLVILTPFAIAVEGPQMWAAGWETALSQIGPQFIWWVAAQSIFYHLYNQVSYMSLDEISPLTFSVGNTMKRISVIVSSIIIFHTPVQPINALGAAIAILGTFLYSQAKA